One stretch of Cedecea neteri DNA includes these proteins:
- a CDS encoding amino acid aminotransferase, whose product MFENITAAPADPILGLADLFRADDRPTKINLGIGVYKDETGKTPVLTSVKKAELYLLENETTKNYLGIDGIPEFGRCTQELLFGKGNALIADKRARTAQTPGGTGALRVAADFLAKNTSAKRVWVSNPSWPNHKSVFNAAGLEVKEYAYYDAENHSLDFDGLVASLQAAEAGDVVLFHGCCHNPTGIDPTAEQWKTLAEMSLAKGWLPLFDFAYQGFARGLEEDAEGLRIFAAGHKELLVASSYSKNFGLYNERVGAFTLVATDADTADRSFSQVKSVIRANYSNPPAHGASVVATILSNDALRTMWEQELTDMRQRIHRMRQLFVNTLQEKGANRDFSFIINQNGMFSFSGLTKEQVLRLREEFGVYAVASGRVNVAGMTPDNMAPLCEAIVAVL is encoded by the coding sequence ATGTTTGAGAACATTACCGCTGCCCCTGCCGATCCTATTCTTGGTCTGGCCGACCTGTTTCGCGCCGACGATCGTCCAACCAAAATCAACCTCGGCATCGGGGTCTATAAGGACGAGACCGGTAAAACGCCGGTACTGACCAGCGTTAAGAAAGCCGAGCTGTATCTGCTGGAAAATGAGACCACCAAGAACTATCTGGGTATTGATGGTATTCCAGAATTTGGCCGCTGCACGCAAGAGCTGCTGTTCGGTAAAGGCAATGCCCTGATTGCCGACAAACGTGCTCGTACCGCGCAAACCCCAGGCGGTACCGGTGCGCTGCGCGTGGCCGCTGACTTCCTGGCAAAAAATACCTCAGCGAAACGCGTTTGGGTAAGCAACCCAAGCTGGCCTAACCACAAAAGCGTGTTTAACGCCGCCGGTCTGGAAGTGAAAGAGTACGCCTACTATGATGCGGAAAATCACAGCCTGGACTTTGATGGTCTGGTTGCCAGCCTGCAGGCTGCCGAAGCCGGTGACGTGGTGCTGTTCCACGGCTGCTGCCATAACCCTACCGGGATCGATCCTACCGCCGAACAGTGGAAAACGCTGGCAGAAATGTCACTGGCCAAAGGCTGGCTGCCGCTGTTTGACTTCGCCTACCAGGGCTTTGCCCGCGGTCTGGAAGAGGATGCGGAAGGCCTGCGTATTTTTGCTGCCGGCCACAAAGAGCTGCTGGTGGCGAGTTCCTATTCCAAGAACTTCGGCCTGTACAACGAACGCGTAGGCGCTTTCACGCTGGTTGCCACCGATGCCGACACCGCTGACCGTTCATTCAGCCAGGTGAAATCGGTTATTCGCGCCAACTATTCTAACCCACCTGCGCACGGTGCCTCCGTCGTGGCAACCATTCTCAGCAATGACGCGCTGCGTACCATGTGGGAACAAGAGCTGACCGACATGCGCCAGCGCATTCACCGTATGCGTCAGCTGTTTGTGAATACCCTGCAGGAGAAAGGCGCCAACCGCGACTTCAGCTTCATCATCAATCAAAACGGGATGTTCTCGTTCAGCGGCCTGACCAAAGAACAGGTGCTGCGCCTGCGCGAAGAGTTTGGCGTTTACGCCGTGGCATCCGGCCGCGTCAACGTGGCGGGCATGACCCCGGATAACATGGCGCCGCTGTGTGAAGCCATCGTGGCCGTGCTGTAA
- the mukB gene encoding chromosome partition protein MukB has translation MIERGKFRSLTLVNWNGFFARTFDLDELVTTLSGGNGAGKSTTMAAFVTALIPDLTLLHFRNTTEAGATSGSRDKGLHGKLKAGVCYSTLDVINSRHQRVVVGVRLQQVAGRDRKVDIKPFAIQGLPTSIQPTQLLTETLNERQARVLSLQELKDKVEAIEGVQFKQFNSITDYHSLMFDLGIVARRLRSAADRSKYYRLIEASLYGGISSAITRSLRDYLLPENGGVRKAFQDMEAALRENRMTLEAIRVTQSDRDLFKHLISEATDYVAADYMRHANERRIHLDKALEFRRELLTSRQQLSAEQYKHVDMARELGEHSGAEGDLETDYQAASDHLNLVQTAIRQQEKIERYEADLDELQIRLEEQNEIVAEAHEQQEENEARAEAAELEVDELKSQLADYQQALDVQQTRAIQYQQALQALERARELCHLPDLTADSADEWLDTFKAKEIEATDKLLSLEQKMSVAQAAHSQFEHAYQLVTAISGPVSRSDAWETARELLRDSSNQRHLAEQVQPLRMRLNELEQRLREQQEAERLLADFCKRQGKQFDPEELEALHEELEERIGALQQTVADASEQRMALRQELEQLQASIKTLNLRAPRWIAAQTSLSQLCEQSGEQFEASQQVTEYMQQLLERERESTVERDEVGARKRAVDDEIERLSQPGGAEDPRLNALAERFGGVLLSEIYDDIGLEDAPYFSALYGPSRHAIVVPDLSLVREQLENLEDCPEDLYLIEGDPSSFDDSVFTVEDMGAAVLVKTAERQWRYSRLPELPLFGRAARENRLEALHNERESLAERFATLSFDVQKNQRLHQSFSRFIGQHLGVAFEDDPEAEIRHLNSRRGEIERAINNHENDNQQQRQQFDLAKEGVAQLNRLLPRISLLNDETLADRCDEIQERLDEAEESARFIQQHGNQLIKLEGIVNVLQSDPEQFEQLKDDYAHAQQIQRDARQRAFALTEVVQRRAHFSYSDSAAMLDGNSDLNEKLRQRLEQAEVERTRSREALRQHAQQLGQYSQLMASLKSSFDTKKELLTDLHKELQDIGVRADAGAEERARARRDELHTALSNNRSRRNQLEKQLTYCEAEMNNLTRKLKQLERNYFEMREQVVTAKAGWCAVMRMVKDNGVERRLHRRELAYLSGDDLRSMSDKALGALRLAVADNEHLRDVLRMSEDPKRPERKIQFFVAVYQHLRERIRQDIIRTDDPVEAIEQMEIELGRLTEELTSREQKLAISSRSVANIIRKTIQREQNRIRMLNQGLQSVSFGQVKSVRLNVNVREAHATLLNVLSEQHEQHQDLFNSNRLTFSEALAKLYQRLNPQIDMGQRTPQTIGEELLDYRNYLEMEVEVNRGSDGWLRAESGALSTGEAIGTGMSILVMVVQSWEDESQRLRGKDISPCRLLFLDEAARLDAKSIATLFELCERLEMQLIIAAPENISPEKGTTYKLVRKVFQNSEHVHVVGLRGFAAPVLPEPQPGSETADAS, from the coding sequence ATGATTGAACGCGGAAAATTTCGCTCGCTGACGCTGGTTAACTGGAACGGTTTCTTCGCCCGCACCTTCGATCTCGACGAGCTGGTCACCACGCTTTCCGGCGGTAACGGCGCGGGTAAATCCACCACCATGGCGGCCTTCGTCACGGCGCTTATCCCGGATTTAACCCTGCTGCACTTCCGTAACACCACCGAAGCCGGTGCCACCTCGGGCTCTCGCGATAAAGGTCTGCACGGTAAGCTTAAAGCCGGCGTGTGTTACTCCACGCTGGACGTGATCAACTCCCGCCATCAGCGCGTTGTGGTAGGCGTTCGCCTGCAGCAGGTTGCCGGGCGCGATCGTAAAGTCGACATCAAACCTTTTGCTATTCAGGGCCTGCCGACCTCTATTCAGCCGACTCAACTGCTGACCGAAACGCTGAACGAGCGACAGGCTCGCGTGCTCAGCCTGCAGGAGCTGAAGGACAAAGTTGAAGCCATTGAAGGCGTGCAGTTCAAGCAGTTTAACTCCATCACCGACTACCACTCGCTGATGTTCGATCTGGGCATCGTGGCACGTCGCCTGCGCAGTGCCGCAGACCGCAGTAAATACTATCGCCTGATTGAAGCCTCGCTGTACGGCGGGATTTCCAGCGCGATTACCCGCTCCCTGCGTGACTATCTGTTGCCGGAAAACGGCGGCGTGCGTAAAGCCTTCCAGGACATGGAGGCGGCGCTGCGTGAAAACCGCATGACGCTGGAAGCAATTCGCGTTACCCAGTCCGACCGCGACCTGTTCAAACACCTGATTTCGGAAGCGACGGATTACGTGGCAGCGGACTATATGCGCCACGCCAACGAACGGCGTATCCATCTGGATAAAGCGCTGGAGTTTCGCCGCGAACTGCTGACCAGCCGCCAGCAGCTGTCCGCCGAGCAGTATAAGCACGTTGATATGGCGCGTGAGCTGGGCGAGCACAGCGGGGCCGAAGGCGATCTTGAAACCGATTATCAGGCCGCAAGCGATCACCTGAACCTGGTGCAAACGGCGATTCGCCAGCAGGAGAAGATCGAGCGTTACGAAGCTGACCTCGACGAGCTGCAAATTCGCCTTGAAGAGCAAAACGAAATCGTGGCTGAAGCCCACGAGCAGCAGGAAGAAAATGAAGCCCGGGCCGAAGCCGCCGAGCTGGAAGTGGATGAGCTGAAAAGCCAGCTTGCCGATTACCAGCAGGCGCTGGACGTGCAGCAGACGCGTGCGATTCAGTATCAGCAGGCGTTGCAGGCGTTAGAGCGCGCTCGTGAACTGTGTCACCTGCCGGATTTAACCGCCGACAGCGCCGACGAGTGGCTGGACACCTTCAAAGCGAAAGAGATTGAAGCGACAGACAAGCTGCTGTCTCTTGAGCAGAAAATGAGCGTGGCTCAGGCCGCTCATAGCCAGTTCGAACATGCTTATCAGCTGGTGACCGCGATAAGCGGCCCGGTTAGCCGTAGCGACGCGTGGGAAACTGCGCGTGAACTGCTGCGCGACAGCAGCAATCAGCGCCACCTGGCCGAGCAGGTTCAGCCGCTGCGTATGCGCCTTAATGAGCTTGAGCAGCGCCTGCGCGAGCAGCAAGAAGCCGAACGTCTGCTGGCTGATTTCTGCAAACGCCAGGGCAAACAGTTCGATCCTGAAGAGCTTGAAGCACTGCATGAAGAATTAGAAGAGCGGATTGGTGCGCTGCAGCAAACCGTTGCCGATGCCAGCGAGCAGCGTATGGCGCTGCGTCAGGAGCTTGAGCAGCTGCAGGCGAGTATTAAAACGCTGAACCTGCGTGCCCCAAGATGGATTGCAGCCCAAACCAGCCTTTCCCAGCTGTGCGAGCAAAGCGGTGAGCAGTTCGAAGCCAGCCAGCAGGTTACTGAGTACATGCAGCAGCTGCTGGAGCGTGAACGTGAGTCTACCGTTGAGCGTGATGAAGTCGGGGCGCGTAAACGTGCCGTGGATGACGAAATCGAACGCCTCAGCCAGCCTGGCGGTGCAGAAGATCCGCGCCTCAACGCGCTGGCCGAACGCTTTGGCGGCGTCCTGCTGTCTGAAATTTACGATGACATCGGCCTCGAAGATGCGCCGTACTTCTCCGCGCTCTACGGGCCATCCCGCCACGCTATCGTGGTGCCGGATCTTTCCCTGGTGCGCGAGCAGCTGGAAAATCTGGAAGACTGCCCGGAAGACCTTTACCTGATTGAAGGGGATCCGTCTTCGTTCGATGACAGCGTGTTCACCGTTGAAGATATGGGCGCGGCGGTACTTGTCAAAACCGCTGAACGCCAGTGGCGCTATTCGCGCCTGCCGGAACTGCCGCTGTTTGGCCGTGCCGCGCGTGAAAACCGTCTTGAAGCGCTGCACAACGAGCGGGAGTCACTTGCTGAACGTTTTGCCACGCTCTCTTTTGACGTGCAGAAAAACCAGCGCCTGCACCAGTCCTTTAGCCGCTTTATCGGCCAGCATCTGGGCGTGGCGTTTGAAGACGATCCGGAAGCTGAAATTCGCCACCTCAACAGCCGCCGTGGCGAAATTGAGCGGGCGATCAACAACCACGAAAATGACAATCAGCAGCAGCGTCAGCAGTTCGACCTGGCGAAAGAGGGCGTGGCCCAGCTTAACCGCCTGCTGCCGCGCATTAGCCTGCTGAATGACGAAACGCTGGCCGACCGCTGCGACGAAATTCAGGAGCGCCTGGACGAAGCCGAAGAGTCTGCCCGCTTTATTCAGCAGCACGGCAATCAGCTGATTAAGCTGGAAGGTATCGTCAACGTTCTGCAGAGCGATCCTGAACAGTTCGAGCAGCTGAAGGACGATTATGCCCACGCGCAGCAAATTCAACGTGACGCCCGCCAGCGTGCCTTTGCGCTGACCGAAGTCGTGCAGCGTCGCGCTCACTTCAGCTACAGCGATTCTGCGGCCATGCTGGACGGTAATAGCGACCTGAACGAGAAGCTGCGCCAGCGTCTGGAACAGGCTGAAGTCGAGCGTACGCGTTCCCGTGAAGCGCTGCGTCAGCATGCTCAGCAGCTAGGCCAGTACAGCCAGCTGATGGCGTCGCTGAAAAGTTCGTTTGATACCAAGAAAGAGCTGCTGACCGATCTGCACAAAGAGCTGCAGGATATCGGGGTTCGTGCCGATGCCGGGGCAGAAGAAAGGGCTCGTGCGCGCCGGGATGAGCTGCATACTGCGCTTAGCAACAACCGTTCACGCCGTAATCAGCTTGAGAAACAGCTGACCTATTGCGAAGCGGAGATGAATAACCTCACCCGCAAACTGAAGCAGCTTGAGCGTAACTACTTTGAAATGCGCGAGCAGGTTGTGACCGCGAAAGCGGGCTGGTGCGCGGTGATGCGTATGGTGAAAGACAACGGCGTTGAGCGCCGCCTGCACCGTCGTGAACTGGCCTATCTCTCCGGGGACGATCTGCGTTCCATGTCGGATAAAGCGTTGGGTGCCCTGCGCCTGGCCGTTGCGGACAACGAACATCTGCGCGATGTACTGCGTATGTCAGAAGATCCGAAGCGCCCTGAGCGTAAGATTCAGTTCTTCGTTGCGGTTTACCAGCATCTGCGCGAGCGTATCCGTCAGGATATCATCCGTACCGACGACCCGGTTGAAGCCATCGAGCAGATGGAAATTGAGCTGGGACGCCTGACGGAAGAGCTGACCTCGCGCGAGCAGAAGTTGGCTATCAGCTCCCGAAGCGTGGCCAACATTATTCGCAAGACTATTCAGCGTGAGCAGAACCGTATTCGTATGCTTAACCAGGGGCTGCAAAGCGTCTCCTTTGGCCAGGTGAAGAGCGTTCGCCTTAACGTTAACGTGCGAGAGGCGCATGCTACGCTGCTGAACGTCCTTTCCGAGCAGCATGAGCAGCATCAGGATCTGTTTAACAGCAACCGCCTGACCTTCTCAGAAGCGCTGGCGAAACTTTATCAGCGCCTGAACCCGCAGATAGACATGGGCCAGCGCACGCCGCAGACCATTGGCGAAGAGCTGCTGGATTACCGTAACTACCTGGAAATGGAAGTTGAGGTAAACCGTGGCTCGGACGGCTGGCTGCGTGCGGAGAGTGGGGCGCTGTCTACCGGGGAAGCTATCGGGACCGGGATGTCTATCCTGGTGATGGTTGTGCAGAGCTGGGAAGACGAGTCTCAGCGCCTGCGTGGGAAAGACATTTCCCCTTGTCGCCTGCTGTTCCTTGATGAAGCCGCACGTCTGGATGCCAAGTCCATCGCCACGCTGTTTGAGCTGTGTGAACGACTGGAAATGCAATTGATTATTGCGGCGCCAGAAAACATCAGCCCGGAAAAAGGCACCACCTACAAGCTGGTGCGTAAGGTGTTCCAGAACAGCGAACACGTTCACGTTGTTGGCCTGCGTGGCTTTGCTGCCCCGGTACTGCCAGAACCGCAGCCGGGTTCGGAAACGGCAGACGCGTCGTAA
- a CDS encoding YcbK family protein, producing the protein MDKFDANRRKLLALGGVAFGAALMPLPSFATLSTPRPRILTLNNLHTGESLKAEFFDGRGYIQDELARLNHFFRDYRANKIKSIDPSLFDQLYRLQGLLGTNKPVQLISGYRSIDTNNELRAHSRGVAKKSYHTKGQAMDFHIEGVSLSNIRKAALSMRAGGVGYYPSSDFVHIDTGPVRHW; encoded by the coding sequence ATGGACAAATTTGACGCTAATCGCCGCAAGCTACTGGCTTTGGGGGGCGTGGCTTTCGGTGCCGCTCTCATGCCTTTGCCGTCGTTTGCCACCCTCTCGACACCACGCCCGCGTATTTTGACTCTCAATAACCTGCATACCGGAGAGTCACTGAAAGCCGAGTTTTTTGATGGCAGAGGCTATATTCAGGATGAATTAGCAAGACTTAATCACTTCTTTCGGGATTACCGGGCGAACAAGATTAAATCGATCGATCCTTCACTGTTTGACCAACTCTATCGCCTGCAGGGGCTGTTGGGTACCAACAAACCGGTGCAGTTGATTTCTGGCTACCGCTCCATCGACACCAATAACGAACTTCGCGCTCACAGCCGCGGCGTAGCGAAAAAAAGCTACCACACCAAAGGCCAGGCGATGGATTTTCATATTGAAGGGGTTTCGTTAAGCAATATTCGCAAAGCGGCATTATCTATGCGCGCAGGTGGTGTAGGATACTACCCCAGCAGCGACTTTGTGCATATTGATACCGGGCCGGTAAGGCACTGGTAA
- the ldtD gene encoding L,D-transpeptidase, giving the protein MLLRKGKDFRLSAVGYCLALSFAPLFAAQADEPAVVPSDSSAFQTDRPTELNQPLAQSTATATMAGTLPTNTSTMSAAQSRSQLIAGLPAGYTPVYLNALSAFYAARDMKPMWENRDAVKAFQQQLAEVAIAGIQPQFSQWVELLTDPGVSGMARDVVLSDAMMGYLQFVSGIPIDGNRWLYSSTPYKLKTPPLSVINQWQVAVDQGSLVNFIDSLAPQHPQYAQLHQSLIHLLGDTRPWPQITGKETLRPGQWSNDVGALREILARTGMLQDKASGSTTVADVTVSPSAINVEDIPASAGKKQQAAARGVYGRDLVDGVKRFQQWQGLGPDGAIGQLTRDWLNVTPQQRAALIALNIQRLRLLPDKLDTGIMVNIPNYSLVYYLNGNEALASRVIVGRPDRKTPMMSSALNNVVVNPPWNVPPTLARKDLLPKVRQNPGYLEQHGYSVIRGWSNNAETIDPWRVDWSTITENNLPFRFQQKPGTQNSLGRYKFNMPSSDAIYLHDTPNHNLFQKDARALSSGCVRVNKASELANMLLQDAGWNDSRISSTLQEGNTKYVNIRHNIPVNLYYLTAFVGKEGRTEFRTDIYNYDLTARSGAQNLAKAGLLIR; this is encoded by the coding sequence ATGTTGCTTAGAAAAGGTAAAGATTTTCGATTGTCAGCAGTCGGTTACTGCCTGGCGCTCAGTTTCGCTCCACTGTTTGCGGCGCAGGCCGACGAGCCTGCCGTGGTTCCCTCCGACAGCTCTGCTTTTCAGACCGATCGGCCCACGGAACTCAATCAGCCTTTGGCGCAGTCTACGGCAACGGCCACAATGGCCGGTACGTTGCCAACCAACACTTCCACCATGTCTGCCGCGCAAAGCCGCTCGCAGCTTATTGCTGGATTGCCTGCGGGCTACACGCCGGTTTACCTCAACGCGCTGTCGGCCTTTTACGCCGCGCGAGACATGAAGCCAATGTGGGAAAATCGCGATGCGGTAAAAGCCTTTCAGCAGCAGCTGGCGGAAGTCGCCATTGCCGGTATCCAGCCACAGTTTAGCCAATGGGTTGAACTGCTGACCGATCCTGGCGTGAGCGGTATGGCGCGTGATGTGGTGCTGTCCGATGCCATGATGGGCTACCTGCAGTTTGTCTCCGGCATCCCGATTGACGGCAATCGCTGGCTTTATAGCAGCACGCCTTATAAGTTAAAAACGCCGCCGCTTTCGGTGATTAACCAGTGGCAGGTTGCCGTCGACCAGGGTTCACTGGTGAACTTTATTGACAGCCTTGCGCCACAGCATCCGCAATATGCTCAGCTTCACCAGTCTCTGATTCATCTGTTGGGTGATACTCGTCCGTGGCCGCAAATAACCGGTAAAGAGACGCTGAGACCGGGGCAGTGGAGTAATGATGTTGGCGCGCTGCGCGAGATCCTTGCCCGCACAGGTATGCTCCAGGATAAAGCCTCGGGTTCTACCACCGTTGCCGATGTCACGGTAAGCCCGTCAGCGATTAACGTTGAAGATATTCCCGCGTCAGCCGGCAAAAAGCAGCAGGCCGCCGCGCGCGGTGTGTACGGCCGCGACCTTGTTGACGGCGTAAAACGCTTCCAGCAGTGGCAAGGGCTAGGCCCGGACGGCGCGATTGGCCAGCTGACGCGCGACTGGCTTAACGTGACGCCCCAGCAGCGTGCGGCGCTGATAGCGTTGAACATTCAGCGCCTGCGGCTGCTGCCGGACAAACTCGATACCGGCATTATGGTGAACATTCCTAACTATTCGCTGGTTTACTACCTTAACGGCAATGAAGCGCTGGCTTCACGCGTTATCGTTGGACGTCCGGATCGTAAAACCCCGATGATGAGCAGCGCGTTAAATAACGTGGTGGTTAATCCGCCCTGGAACGTGCCGCCGACGCTTGCCCGAAAAGATCTTTTGCCAAAGGTCCGCCAGAACCCAGGCTACCTCGAGCAGCACGGCTATAGCGTGATCCGCGGCTGGAGCAATAACGCTGAGACGATTGACCCGTGGCGCGTTGACTGGTCGACGATTACCGAGAATAACCTGCCGTTCCGCTTCCAGCAAAAACCAGGCACGCAGAACTCGCTTGGGCGCTACAAGTTTAATATGCCAAGTTCAGATGCCATCTATTTGCACGACACGCCTAACCATAACCTCTTCCAGAAGGATGCAAGGGCGCTGAGTTCCGGCTGTGTGCGCGTGAATAAAGCCTCGGAGCTTGCGAACATGTTACTGCAGGATGCCGGGTGGAATGACTCACGTATCTCCAGTACGTTGCAGGAAGGGAATACCAAATACGTGAATATCCGCCATAACATTCCGGTTAATCTCTACTATCTGACGGCGTTTGTCGGGAAAGAAGGGCGAACCGAGTTTCGTACAGATATTTACAATTATGATCTCACTGCGCGATCTGGCGCACAAAACCTCGCAAAAGCCGGGTTATTAATCCGCTAA
- a CDS encoding MBL fold metallo-hydrolase: protein MNYHIIPVTAFAQNCSLIWCEETQQAALVDPGGDAARIKQEVAQKGVKVSQILLTHGHLDHVGAAAELAAHYGAPVVGPEKEDEFWLQGLPQQSRMFGLDECQPLTPDRWLNEGESVAVGNVTLQVLHCPGHTPGHIVFFDEASRLLVSGDVIFKGGVGRSDFPRGDHAALIDSIKRKLLPLGDDVTFIPGHGPMSTLGYERLNNPFLQDEQPVW, encoded by the coding sequence ATGAACTATCACATTATTCCGGTCACGGCTTTTGCCCAGAACTGTTCTCTTATTTGGTGCGAGGAAACGCAGCAGGCGGCGCTGGTGGATCCCGGCGGCGATGCGGCGCGTATCAAGCAGGAAGTGGCTCAGAAAGGCGTAAAGGTTAGCCAAATTTTGCTGACGCACGGTCATCTCGATCACGTTGGCGCGGCGGCCGAGCTGGCGGCACATTACGGCGCGCCGGTTGTGGGTCCGGAAAAAGAAGATGAGTTCTGGCTGCAGGGCTTGCCGCAGCAAAGCCGAATGTTTGGCCTCGACGAGTGTCAGCCTCTGACGCCGGATCGCTGGTTAAACGAAGGGGAAAGTGTCGCCGTAGGGAATGTGACTTTACAGGTGTTGCATTGTCCGGGGCATACGCCTGGCCATATCGTCTTCTTCGATGAGGCCTCTCGTTTGCTGGTTTCTGGTGATGTCATCTTTAAAGGTGGAGTGGGGCGCAGCGATTTTCCACGCGGTGACCACGCGGCGTTGATTGATTCAATCAAGCGTAAATTGCTGCCGCTGGGGGATGATGTGACCTTTATTCCCGGCCACGGCCCGATGTCTACCCTGGGCTACGAACGTCTGAATAATCCGTTCTTACAGGACGAGCAGCCGGTCTGGTAA